In Gemmatimonadota bacterium, the following are encoded in one genomic region:
- a CDS encoding glycosyltransferase family 2 protein, translating to MSLSVIIIARNEAQRIEACLQSARFADEIVLVDSGSTDDTVDIAREYADHVVESEWLGYGPTKQLALEHATGDWILWLDADERVPTDLRDEILAAVANVAVAAKGDFAGYRIARKTFFLGHWIRHCGWYPDYVLRLFRRGADPRFTDDEVHEALRIRGPVADLKHPMIHDTDPTLHHYLAKFNSFTSLGARQLYRSGRRFRLTDLVFRPIFTLFKMYVWHRGFLDGLPGFILCGLSACYVFTKYAKLWHLHLRGSADAESGAGGSSS from the coding sequence ATGTCCCTCTCCGTCATCATCATCGCCCGGAACGAAGCCCAGAGGATCGAAGCCTGCCTGCAGAGCGCGCGGTTCGCCGACGAGATCGTGCTCGTGGACTCGGGGAGCACTGACGACACCGTCGACATCGCGCGGGAGTACGCCGACCACGTCGTCGAATCGGAGTGGCTGGGTTACGGGCCGACCAAGCAACTGGCCCTGGAGCATGCCACGGGCGACTGGATACTCTGGCTGGATGCCGACGAGCGCGTTCCGACGGATCTGCGGGATGAAATCCTCGCCGCCGTGGCCAACGTAGCCGTTGCGGCCAAGGGCGATTTCGCCGGTTACCGGATCGCCCGGAAGACGTTTTTCCTGGGACACTGGATCCGGCACTGCGGATGGTACCCAGACTACGTGCTTCGCCTCTTCCGGCGCGGGGCCGACCCCCGGTTCACCGACGACGAGGTCCACGAGGCGCTGCGCATCCGGGGACCGGTCGCCGATCTGAAGCACCCCATGATCCACGATACCGATCCCACCCTCCACCACTACCTGGCCAAGTTCAACAGCTTCACCAGTCTTGGCGCCCGCCAGCTCTACCGGTCGGGCCGGCGTTTCCGTTTGACAGATCTGGTTTTCCGTCCGATTTTTACCCTGTTCAAAATGTACGTGTGGCACAGAGGTTTCCTGGACGGCCTGCCGGGCTTCATCCTGTGCGGCCTTTCCGCCTGTTACGTTTTCACCAAGTACGCCAAGCTCTGGCACCTACACCTCCGGGGCTCCGCCGACGCCGAATCCGGCGCGGGGGGCTCATCCTCCTGA